In Dioscorea cayenensis subsp. rotundata cultivar TDr96_F1 unplaced genomic scaffold, TDr96_F1_v2_PseudoChromosome.rev07_lg8_w22 25.fasta BLBR01002043.1, whole genome shotgun sequence, the genomic window TGAAAGAGGAAGGCCAGTAGGTATAGTAAAAACTAATTGATACTTCAATAATAAAGCTTGTAAAGCATCAGGCATCTGGTCTGGAAAATCCGGTAATATGGCATTGATTTGTGGAACACCCAATGTATGTGGAGATCATGGAGGTTGATCCCTTCCCTCCTCATGGACAATATAGTATTCTGCTATGGAATTGGTGGTATGTAATCTCTGCAACTGATTGAGTAAAGTAACATGAGGTGTTGAATTTGTTTCCCCTTGTAGtttaataaatatcatatcAGAATGGAACTGAATAAATTTGGCATTATAGTCCACCATATGGTGGCCCAAAGTGGCTAACCACGCTGCACCCAATATGATTTCTGCACCCGCGATTGGCAAAACATAGACAGGCAATGTGATGGAATTTCCTTGAACAAGAATTGATAGATCAGGAATATATCCTTCCACTTGAAGAGCATGACCATTGCCAACCATGACCTTAATTGAGCTTGTAGGTTGAACATCCAAGTGTAGGAGCTGAGCAATACGAGGTTGTATAAAATTGTCATCGCTGCCTCCATCCAAAAGAATGTTAACTGGATGCCCTTTTATAGTGCCACTAAATCTCAAGATGCCAGAAAGAGTGGCAGAATTCATAGCATTTAAGGCCAATTTTTGAGTTGCTTCTTCTTTAATCTGAGAGCTATCCAGATCCACTATAAAATCAGCATCACCTGGATCCAAATCCTCAGGTGGTTCAGTGTCCCATTGTAACAATAACAATCGCCTGGAGACACATCTGTGAGAGGGTGTGAATTTTTCGTCACAGTTAAAGCACAAACCCTTTGCTTTTCTTACCTGCATTTCCTGAAAGCTAATTCGTCGAAATGGTTGTGAATTAGTAGAATGTGTCCCATTATTAATGGAACCAGCAGGAGAATGATGTAGAGGTCTTGTTACTGCTGTACTGACTTTACCCGGAGTTTCCAGTGAACTGATATCAGGAGAATAAGCAATCCTCTTAGCAGGTAAAGTAgcagtatatttttttttcatacaatCGAGCCAAAGAAGCAGCCTTAGGAAGGGTTAGAGGTTTCAGTGGAATAATATCTCGCTGAATATCCTCTTTCAGGCCGCCAATGAAACAAGCTATCAATGCTTTAGAAGACACCCCATTCACTCGATTAGCTAAAGCTGTGAATTGATGGTAATAAGTTGTGACTGATTCTTGCTGAGTAATGCGAAAGAGTGAAAATTCTGGGCTCTCATAATCAGTGGGGCCGTAATCCTCTTCCAATGCTGTAACCAATTCTGTCCAGGTTGATACCATGCATGTTTTGGTGAGCATCTGGTACCATGGAACAACCGGGCCATCAAAATGAATAGAAGCTAACTCCAAGCGATCTGGATCTGGAATGTGATAATATGTAAAGTATTGTTCGGCCTTGAAAATCCAGTTGAGCACATCATCGCCTTCAAATTTGGGAAAATCCACTCGGACGGACTTGATGGGTACGTGAGATTCTTGGTTGCAAGCTGTCTCCTCAGTAAGAAGATGAGCTGGCGTCACCTCCATGTGCAAGGATGCCGCTGGCTCAGCTGTGATGTTCTGTGGAGAGACCTGTAAAGCTTCTAAACACTTAGATATATGTTGCAAGGATTCGGTCAAAAGAGTGACCTTCGCGTCTCGTTGATTCATTGCAGCAAGAAAACACTCCTCTCGTTGATCCATGATGCTAAAAATGTTGTCAATCTTAGCAGATAAGTCCTTCATACGTGTCCCCTCTGCCATGAGTCCGAACAAAAGCACCAAATGTTATGGTTTTTTCTGAAAATAAGGCACGGCTGGTATCAAGTTGCAATTTATCAGAAAACACAAGCAGCAACTCCACACCAATTACAAGCCAAGAGTTCAAAATACAAGCCAAAAGATTCAAAATACAACCAAGAGATTCTAATACAAGCCAAGAGAACACCAGATGAAGTAATTAGAGTTCAGGAAGTTGTAGATCAGATGCAATATgactaataatatttaagaaaactTGGGAATAGACTCCCTCATGTGAATGGTCGCCGACGACGCCAGAACACCAGGCCTATCTCTCTCTGTTCTTCTTCCCCCTTCCTCTGtccttcttttccccttcttatCTTCTCTTCCAGCTCAGCATCACAGAAACCTACCATCACGTGCTACCCTTGTGTACTCTGTCATCCATACAAAATCCTATCAGCCTTTTGTTTCTCTCACGTGCTCTGCTACTTCGTCGCCAGGTCATCTTGTTATTTCTCTCTTCACTGGTTGTTTGTGTGTTGGCGCCTTCTTCATTTGATTCTTTCACAGCACACTGATACAGAATTTTTCATTACAATTGTCTGTTGCTTGATTCTATATGACTTTTCATATTCTGCTTTTCCATCGAAGTTCCATATTGAGAAGATCAGTGCATTAACCTGTTGACCCACTTCAATTGAATTGTGTTTCTTCCTCTTGTTATGAAGCAGAGAGAATGCAACAATTAGCAGTGAAAAAAGGAAATACTTGTATTTGGAATGACAACCATGATAATGATTTTTGGCCGCTTGTTTGAAACAATGCTATTCATCAGAGTGGAAAAGCACGCAGGCAGCTCTTGTACTCAACCACAAAACCATTTGTTGTGATTGGTCCATGCAAGCAGAGCTTTCTTAAAGAAATAGCTTTCAGGTATTGACCCTTGTTGAGGATTGTAAGACAGATCTTTTAAAACCAAGCTCATCATGTACAGAAAAGAGGATAGAATGTGGCCTAGAAACTCTTTGTGAGATAGAATCAGTTCTAACAAGTCTGGTAATTTGTTTAGTTGTCATTGTACATATTCAGTGGATGAATTGCTGCTCAAGTCTACTGGTTCCTTCAAATTTAAATTGCCAGTTTAAAATTTGATGTCTCCTCTCAGATATTCCTGCCTCAGTTCAAGGAATGTAGTTCAATGCAATTTTCCAACTTGTGTTCTTATTGATCCATGAATATTATTCCTTGACAAGTCCAAACATCggagtaaaaaaaaatcctcaaattCTTGTGGCATTGATACTGAGAGTTGACAGAATACATGGATGATAACCTGCTCAATTCCCTTGCGATCTTGCTGACAAGATGGTTGGAATGAGTGGTCTAGCAGCTGTAGTTTTAGTATTTGCCTGAACTCAGAAGGTGTACTTCCATGGGAATTTGATACTTGCCAAATTAAGACATTATGCTGAAAATGACAATAAGATGCCAGATATTCTGTTAAAGCTTATATCCATGTACTGTAAATGTGGATGAACCCCAAAGCTTTTGGAGATATCTTCAGTgaattgatttatttcatgtcGGACTCTGATTAAGTTTGTAGAGTTTTCAAACTACTTGGAATGGGACACTGGAAATCATTATGCACTAGAATGAGATGTTCAAGCAATTTACCCTTGAACTAAACTTGCAAGGTTTCCCATACCATCCGGAAGCGAACCTACAATTGATTGCTCGACAAGCGCAAATCTTTTAGAGCTTCAAATTTCCAATGCCATGAGGTATGTACACTGTTATTTGATTCTTATCTATTGCAATTGTACTAAGATCACAAGTTTTCCTATCTCATTAGTTATGTTTTCAGAGATCTCATTGCAGAAAGCGCACAACCCATAAAGCATGCTTATGTTACCTAGGCTAGaaggaattgaatcatttttacTATTGCTTGCAAAATGAATGTAGTTCATATGAACAAGATTTCTGATCTCATTAGGAATGGAACAAGAGATGTTATTATCCTCAGAAATTACTTGGCCCATAGTTGAAACTCATGCTAAATTTGAGAGTATATATGACTGAAAAATGGAAGTATAAGCTTGTCTTGTCTCATATCATCAAGTGGGGTAGGTGGCTTACTGGCAATTaattcaatcaaacaaaaacttTGGGTAGGTATGCTAGATTCTTCTTTTGATCTAAGAGTGGCAACCGAAAGGGCATGAACTTGGTTAGTTGGACTGATACTATGCTTGACAAAGCTGAGGAGGGGTTGTCCATCAGGAACTTGCACTACTCTAAAATCTCATTGATGgccaaaaatgtttttaattacttgAATAAACAGAATGCTATTTGGGTTGATCTGCTTTATCATAAATATGGGTTTTTTAATCCATGGACTGATGATATTAAACCCAACTGTTCCTGGTTCTATCGTGGTTTATGTCGTACTGCTAAGATTATCAAACCTAATTGCTGGCTCCTTAATGTCAATCCATTGCGGGCTACTTTCCTTTTGGATCTTTGGTATTTTGAGATTCCACTTGCTTTTAAACCTACCTATCTCAACATGGAGGCTAATATCGACAACattcaaatttctaattttcttgTGGATACTCATTGGAACCTTCATGCTTTACATAATGTTTTTGGTGGTCACTTAAATTCTGATACTCTCAGTCTTGGGAAAGTCAGTTTTGATTCTGATAACTGCTTAGTGTGATTTCCTAAGTCCAAGAAATTCAAACTTTCTTCCATTATTTACTCTCATCTTACCAACTATCATGTTCAGCAGGATTTTTGGGGTGGGTGGGGTAACATTTGGAAGCTTCGTGTGGCCCCTAGAACTAAACATTTCATATAGCTTGTGTTTCATAACGGGGTCAAAACTTATTACCATCTTTATCATCTTAATCTGGGACCTCAAAATTCTTGTGTCTTTTGCAGTTTGGAGATTGAAAGCATTGAACATCTTTTATGTCTTTGTCCCAAAACTTTGCTTATTTGGTCCTATATCAAGCTTCTTACTGGTAAATCTTTCTCTTTTGAGGGTGGTTTTATGCCTGGGAATTGGCTTAGCCCCTCTGTGGCTGGTAAGGACTTATTCATTCGGTCTATTATTACTATGACTGTTCATGGCTGTAATTTACATTATTTGACTCTATTTCATCAAGGTCGAGAGCTTCCAAGATGGATCATGAAGTCATTTCAGGCTTTGGGTCTTCTCTTCTAattgtttctagtttttgtgtttaGCTTTTTTGTGTTTAGCTAGATCCTCTTTTTTCTAAGTCttgttcttttagttttttttacctAGATTCTTGTTCTGAGTTTTCAGTTGGTTTGTTGATTTGCAAAGTTGtatcctcttttcttttagttttctgctaataaaaagcttttgagctcctttttatataaaaaaaatcaaacaaaaacttacatttcaatttttttccaaaatatatatgacaatacTTGGCCAAGTTTGAAGGCGGGAGGAATAAAACCATTCGTTATATAATTGGTGATGCATGTACATTACTAGCTTCAAAGGACAAGAAGAAATCCTCTCTGTTATGAGTCATGAgcacatatatttttaacacaATTAGAGTAGTTAgctttatttatattgaaatgGGAATGTGCATAATCAAGATAGTGATGGTTCAAAACTAAAGCTAGCACTTTAGCCATTAATTTGaacagggttttttttttaaaaaaaattgaataaatagtttgaacaaatgaaaacaagtttcttttattttctgaaaagaaaataaaataaaaaggaagaaggaatcatttggaaaatttgaaacaaagtTAAGTCtatttgcaaaatatatatttttgttttcaaaatattaattcaagTCAACAGTCCTTATTATGCACTTTGCAATGTTTTAGAGTTAAATTTAACCAACATAGATAACCACGATTTTGACATTTCCAGACACTTTGTACATTAAGTGGAAATATAAATGCAAAGGAAATAATGAATGCAGAACGTGCTAAAGTCAAGATATAGAGCATGGAAGGGTTTGCATTATTTGTAGCAAGGTTACCATTGATAGAAAATATTCCAAATGAAAAGTTAGACTTTAAGAAACAACAAACTTCTTCCAAGTTAAATGGATAGAGGCATGGaactcttttttatttctttccaaaAACTGAAGGAAACTGCAATGGATGAATTAATAGAAATGTATAATTATCAACTCAAACCATAGCTAGGGttatcaatcaatcaagcaacTCATGAGCTGCTCCAATTTGACTCTATAAAGCTTAAACTCAACTTGAAATTTCAAGCAGTGCTCGAATTGAACCTAGTAGGATTAAACTCAACTTGTTTACAACCCTATCAACATgtaggaaaaacaaaatttcaatctgtaaggtttttataaaattaaccaaccaatttattaaaattaaaagagacCGGAGTTAATTACAACAGcacaagaagatgaagataaaaagcAGAGTTCGTTACAGCATCACAAACTAACGAAGATAAGAAGGACCaagacaaacaaacacaaaagggGACTTTTGTGAAAACTCAAGGTCAGATCACCCTCCCTTGAGCAACTAGGATTGTGCCTTTTTATTGGTAAAGATGAAGCACAGAGATTCAACATCCATGTTTGGGACACTTAGTAATATGATCTGCATTAAACcaagaatatataatattagttcTCATCTTATTATACACGTAGACAAGCAAATTTATATTGGGAAAGTAGGTCTATGTAATGATATTTAAGCTAAGATTTGTGTTATGGGCTGGCGCACTGGTTAGATCAACAAACACACACCGCGACTAGGCAAGAGCTGCGAGTTAGCTCATAATACCATTAACATAAGCACGGGTACATAGTTAAGCTAGGATCTCCCAAAACATGCAAGTGGAGAACCTTACAAGCTTACAATACACCACAAGAAATTACTTACAACAGCTGAACTAACAAATGTTGTCCACAAAACAAGATAAACCACAAAAGTGAGAAGCTAGCCCAGAGTCTTCCAGCCAAGGAACCACCCCAGCTGCTGCTCCTGTCAAACTGGTTCAGATTTAGCATAAGCCCCCCTCATGTCCTCCACCCCCTTTATATACCTATGAGCCATGCCCCATTATGAAATCCTTGTAGCTCTGATTACTTTTCATTTTCCTAGCACCCACGTGTTGATTTTCTATGCTTTCAATTCCATCTTCTCGTGATTAGTGCCTTACTTCTCAGAGTGATTTGTCTCCTAAATATTGTTTTGACTTCTCTGAATACATTTCATCTTCATTCCTTAGTGCTTGATTTCCTTGATCTTCTGTTGACTGACCACTATTCTCAGACTTCTCCCTCACCTTATATGGAAATATAACACTTTATGTTGACTAATGTGCTTTGCATGAGAAATTTTTCTCTCATGACAAATGTAAAAGGTTGATTCAAATATAAGCACTTTTTTCTCTTACAGTGATAAGCATGGCTAAAGTTCAACTAGATACTGAAATATTTGCAAGTATACtaaaatttcaatcaaacaagaaatataaatgCACGGTGCTAGTCATATTGGATATTAACAAGGATATGCAtctattttaagaaatttaGCCAAATGAGACTTAATCATATCTAAGTTCCCATTATTCATATGCTTGATCATCAATATGTGTTTATAGGATGTTTATGAGGTGATCAAGGGTAATTAAGTGCTTGAAAAGAATAGATGTCAAATGACGCAGACAAGGACTTTGGAGAAGACAATCTTTGAGATGTTTGTTGCATTGTAGGGCGAGCTTGTGGATCAGTGTTGATGCATTGCATTGCTATCAAAATCACTGAAAGCACTTGGTTTGTTGTCACTTGATTAGCAATATGAAGGAGAACATGTGGATCTATCATATCTTTCACTAGCATACTCAATGATAAGTTGTTTAGGATATCCACAAGATGCGTTCCATGTATGATTTCAAAAGCAACAACTCTAAAATTATATACATCACATTTTTCAGTCACTCTCATTACATAGGCAAGCTCTACAAatgaaaatcaagtaaaaatagTAATAGTTTAGTTCACTCCATCAATATTCATGTACAAGGTTGATAAATCTAATATGTCACATGGGTAAGTCTAATAATAAGTGAGTTTGAATAAAAGAAGCAatcaaatttattgaaagatgCATACATACCTGGTGCCATGTACTCATATGTGTCAGCAAGCAAACTCCAATGTGATGAAT contains:
- the LOC120257362 gene encoding uncharacterized protein LOC120257362 isoform X1; amino-acid sequence: MKKKYTATLPAKRIAYSPDISSLETPGKVSTAVTRPLHHSPAGSINNGTHSTNSQPFRRISFQEMQVRKAKGLCFNCDEKFTPSHRCVSRRLLLLQWDTEPPEDLDPGDADFIVDLDSSQIKEEATQKLALNAMNSATLSGILRFSGTIKGHPVNILLDGGSDDNFIQPRIAQLLHLDVQPTSSIKVMVGNGHALQVEGYIPDLSILVQGNSITLPVYVLPIAGAEIILGAAWLATLGHHMVDYNAKFIQFHSDMIFIKLQGETNSTPHVTLLNQLQRLHTTNSIAEYYIVHEEGRDQPP
- the LOC120257362 gene encoding uncharacterized protein LOC120257362 isoform X2, with the translated sequence MAEGTRMKDLSAKIDNIFSIMDQREECFLAAMNQRDAKNITAEPAASLHMEVTPAHLLTEETACNQESHVPIKSVRVDFPKFEGDDVLNWIFKAEQYFTYYHIPDPDRLELASIHFDGPVVPWYQMLTKTCMVSTWTELVTALEEDYGPTDYESPEFSLFRITQQESVTTYYHQFTALANRVNGVSSKALIACFIGGLKEDIQRDIIPLKPLTLPKAASLARLYEKKIYCYFTC